One genomic segment of Bifidobacterium breve DSM 20213 = JCM 1192 includes these proteins:
- the ilvC gene encoding ketol-acid reductoisomerase — MAATIWYEKDADLSVFDGKKVAILGYGSQGHAHALNLRDSGVDVVVGLRPSSKSVEFAKEQGLEVKPVGEAVAEADVVMILLPDQYQAKVYEEEVEPNLKPGAALAFAHGFNIHYGYIKPSEDHPVFMVAPKGPGHIVRREYAAGRGVPVVVAVEQDPDGKTWPLCLAYAKALGALRAGAIKTTFTEETETDLFGEQDVLMGGINHLCDLGFDVLTEAGYQPEIAYFEVFHELKMLVDLANEGGLNKARWSCSDTAQYGDYTSTVITDETKKRMQYQLKRIQDGSFAKEFMDDQAAGAPKFKKLQEEFSHPHLETVGPKLRAMFSWNNAEAKDKDEAESFNGKIARTQVQ, encoded by the coding sequence ATGGCAGCAACTATCTGGTACGAGAAGGACGCCGATCTGTCCGTGTTCGATGGCAAGAAGGTGGCCATCCTGGGCTACGGTTCTCAGGGTCATGCCCACGCGCTGAACCTGCGTGACTCCGGTGTCGACGTGGTTGTCGGCCTGCGTCCGTCCTCCAAGTCCGTCGAGTTCGCCAAGGAGCAGGGCCTTGAGGTCAAGCCGGTTGGCGAGGCTGTCGCTGAGGCTGACGTTGTTATGATCCTTCTGCCTGACCAGTACCAGGCCAAGGTCTACGAGGAAGAAGTTGAGCCGAACCTGAAGCCGGGCGCTGCTCTGGCCTTCGCTCACGGCTTCAACATCCACTACGGCTACATCAAGCCGTCTGAGGATCACCCGGTCTTCATGGTCGCTCCGAAGGGCCCGGGCCACATCGTTCGTCGTGAGTACGCCGCTGGCCGTGGCGTTCCGGTCGTCGTCGCTGTTGAGCAGGACCCGGACGGCAAGACCTGGCCGCTGTGCCTGGCTTACGCCAAGGCTCTGGGCGCTCTGCGTGCAGGCGCCATCAAGACCACCTTCACTGAGGAGACCGAGACTGATCTGTTCGGTGAGCAGGACGTCCTCATGGGCGGCATCAACCACCTGTGCGACCTCGGCTTCGACGTGCTGACCGAGGCTGGCTACCAGCCGGAGATCGCCTACTTCGAGGTCTTCCACGAGCTGAAGATGCTGGTCGACCTGGCTAACGAGGGTGGCCTGAACAAGGCTCGTTGGTCCTGCTCTGACACCGCTCAGTACGGCGACTACACCTCCACCGTCATCACCGACGAGACCAAGAAGCGCATGCAGTACCAGCTCAAGCGCATTCAGGACGGCTCCTTCGCCAAGGAGTTCATGGACGACCAGGCTGCTGGCGCCCCGAAGTTCAAGAAGCTGCAGGAAGAGTTCTCTCACCCGCACCTTGAGACTGTTGGCCCGAAGCTGCGCGCTATGTTCTCCTGGAACAACGCCGAGGCCAAGGACAAGGATGAGGCTGAGTCCTTCAACGGCAAGATCGCTCGTACCCAGGTTCAGTGA
- the ilvC gene encoding ketol-acid reductoisomerase, with protein MAAQIWYENDGDLSVLEGKKVAIIGYGSQGHAHALNLRDSSVDVVVGLRPTSKSVDFAKEQGLEVKSVAEASAEADVIMILAPDQYQRTIWANDIEPNIKPGAAVAFAHGFNIHYGYIKPTEDHPVFMVAPKGPGHIVRREYAAGRGVPVVVAVEQDPRGDGWALTLAYAKALGALRAGAIKTTFKEETETDLFGEQNVLMGGVNKLVEMGFEVLTDAGYQPEIAYFEVCHELKMLVDLMNEGGLNKARWSCSDTAQYGDYTNTVINEDCRKRMEYHLQRIQDGSFAKEFIDDQDAGAPHFKELQEKYSNERIETVGPKLRAMFSWNKDGVKDADEANSFTGKIARAQVQ; from the coding sequence ATGGCAGCACAAATCTGGTATGAGAACGACGGCGATCTTTCCGTCCTCGAAGGCAAGAAAGTCGCAATCATCGGCTACGGCTCCCAGGGCCACGCCCACGCGCTGAACCTGCGCGATTCCAGTGTCGACGTGGTTGTCGGCCTGCGTCCGACCTCCAAGTCGGTTGATTTCGCCAAGGAGCAGGGCCTCGAGGTCAAGTCCGTGGCCGAGGCTTCCGCCGAAGCCGACGTGATTATGATTCTGGCCCCCGACCAGTACCAGCGCACCATCTGGGCCAACGACATCGAGCCCAACATCAAGCCGGGTGCCGCTGTCGCCTTCGCTCACGGCTTCAACATTCACTACGGCTACATCAAGCCCACCGAGGATCACCCGGTGTTCATGGTTGCCCCGAAGGGCCCGGGCCACATCGTTCGTCGTGAGTACGCTGCTGGCCGTGGCGTCCCGGTCGTCGTGGCCGTCGAGCAGGACCCGCGCGGTGACGGCTGGGCCCTGACCCTCGCCTACGCCAAGGCCCTCGGTGCTCTGCGCGCCGGTGCCATTAAGACCACCTTCAAGGAAGAGACCGAGACCGATCTCTTCGGTGAGCAGAACGTGCTCATGGGTGGCGTGAACAAACTCGTCGAGATGGGCTTCGAGGTCCTCACCGACGCCGGCTACCAGCCGGAGATTGCCTACTTCGAGGTCTGCCACGAGCTCAAGATGCTCGTTGACCTGATGAACGAAGGTGGTCTGAACAAGGCTCGTTGGTCCTGCTCGGACACCGCCCAGTACGGCGACTACACCAACACCGTCATCAACGAGGATTGCCGCAAGCGCATGGAATACCACCTGCAGCGCATCCAGGACGGCTCCTTCGCCAAGGAGTTCATCGATGACCAGGATGCCGGCGCCCCGCACTTCAAGGAACTGCAGGAGAAGTACTCCAACGAGCGTATCGAGACCGTCGGCCCGAAGCTGCGCGCCATGTTCTCCTGGAACAAGGACGGCGTCAAGGACGCCGACGAGGCCAACTCCTTCACCGGCAAGATCGCCCGCGCCCAGGTACAGTGA
- a CDS encoding glycoside hydrolase family 13 protein: MTANNLNDDWWKQAVVYQIYPRSFKDVNGDGIGDIAGVTEKMDYLKNLGVDAIWLSPFYPSDLADGGYDVIDYRNVDPRLGTMDDFDAMAKAAHEAGIKVIVDIVPNHTADKHVFFKEALAAEPGSPARDRYIFRDGRGEHGELPPNDWQSFFGGPAWARVADGQWYLHLFDKAQPDVNWKNPDIHEEFKKTLRFWSDHGTDGFRIDVAHGLAKDLESKPLEELGREYSVVGVLNHDFSHPLFDRREVHDIYREWRKVFNEYDPPRFAVAEAWVVPEHQHLYASMDELGQSFNFDFAQASWYADEFRAAIAAGLKAAAETGGSTTTWVMNNHDVPRSPSRYGLPQVKGAPYHQLPHDWLLRNGTTYPEDRELGTRRARAAALMELGLPGAAYIYQGEELGLFEVADIPWDRLEDPTAFHTAQATMDKGRDGCRVPIPWTAANEPTLADFSRPIPADDGTGENHVPLCAAGQFGTGASFGFSPATRAEGVTPAADPHLPQPLWFKDYAVDVEQADPDSMLALYHAALAIRQESLTATRDTTAEQVDMGPDVVAYTRAAVGGRTFTSITNFGTEPVELPGGSVVLTSGPLTPDGQLPTDTSAWVIK; this comes from the coding sequence ATGACCGCCAACAACCTCAATGACGACTGGTGGAAGCAGGCCGTCGTTTACCAGATTTACCCGCGCAGCTTCAAGGACGTTAACGGCGACGGCATCGGCGACATCGCCGGCGTTACCGAGAAAATGGACTACCTGAAAAACCTCGGCGTGGACGCCATCTGGCTCTCCCCGTTCTACCCCTCCGATCTGGCGGACGGCGGCTACGACGTGATCGACTACCGCAACGTCGACCCGCGACTGGGCACCATGGACGACTTCGACGCCATGGCCAAAGCCGCGCATGAGGCCGGCATCAAGGTGATCGTGGACATCGTGCCCAATCACACCGCCGACAAGCACGTGTTCTTCAAGGAAGCCCTCGCCGCCGAGCCCGGCTCCCCGGCGCGCGACCGCTACATCTTCCGCGACGGCCGCGGCGAGCACGGCGAACTGCCGCCCAACGACTGGCAGTCCTTCTTCGGCGGCCCGGCCTGGGCTCGCGTGGCCGACGGCCAGTGGTATCTGCACCTGTTCGACAAGGCGCAACCGGACGTCAACTGGAAGAACCCGGACATCCACGAGGAATTCAAGAAAACCCTGCGCTTCTGGTCCGACCACGGCACCGACGGCTTCCGCATCGACGTGGCGCACGGTCTGGCCAAAGACCTTGAATCCAAGCCGCTGGAGGAGCTCGGCCGCGAATACAGCGTGGTCGGCGTGCTGAATCACGACTTCAGCCATCCGCTGTTCGACCGCCGCGAAGTGCACGACATCTACCGCGAATGGCGCAAGGTGTTCAACGAGTACGACCCGCCGCGCTTTGCCGTGGCCGAGGCGTGGGTGGTACCCGAGCACCAGCACCTGTATGCCTCGATGGATGAGCTGGGGCAGTCCTTCAACTTCGACTTTGCGCAGGCCAGCTGGTATGCCGATGAGTTCCGCGCAGCCATCGCCGCGGGTCTCAAGGCCGCTGCCGAAACCGGCGGTTCCACCACCACGTGGGTGATGAACAACCATGACGTGCCGCGCAGCCCCTCCCGCTATGGTCTACCGCAGGTCAAGGGCGCGCCTTACCACCAGCTGCCGCACGACTGGCTGCTGCGCAACGGCACCACGTATCCCGAGGATCGCGAGCTTGGCACCCGCCGCGCCCGCGCCGCCGCTTTGATGGAGCTCGGCCTGCCCGGCGCCGCCTATATCTATCAGGGCGAGGAGCTGGGCCTGTTTGAAGTGGCCGATATTCCGTGGGATCGACTGGAAGATCCGACCGCTTTCCACACCGCTCAGGCCACGATGGACAAGGGCCGAGACGGCTGCCGCGTGCCGATTCCGTGGACCGCTGCAAACGAACCGACCTTGGCTGATTTCAGCCGCCCGATCCCGGCCGATGACGGCACCGGCGAGAACCACGTGCCGCTGTGCGCCGCCGGCCAGTTCGGCACGGGCGCTTCCTTCGGCTTCTCGCCGGCTACGCGCGCTGAGGGCGTGACGCCGGCCGCCGACCCGCACCTGCCGCAGCCGTTGTGGTTCAAGGATTACGCGGTGGACGTGGAGCAGGCCGACCCGGATTCAATGCTCGCGCTGTATCATGCGGCGTTGGCGATTCGTCAGGAGTCGCTGACCGCCACGCGTGACACCACCGCTGAGCAGGTGGATATGGGGCCGGACGTGGTGGCCTACACCCGCGCGGCGGTTGGTGGCCGCACGTTCACCTCGATCACCAACTTCGGCACCGAGCCGGTGGAGCTGCCTGGAGGCTCCGTCGTGCTGACGTCCGGCCCGCTGACCCCCGACGGCCAGCTCCCCACCGACACTTCTGCGTGGGTTATCAAGTAG
- a CDS encoding LacI family DNA-binding transcriptional regulator, with protein sequence MAKASIQAVAKEAGVSVSTVSRTFAKPDLVLPETRDKVMAAAEKLDYSISRSAAALKSGQSFRIALLASETITTWFNANIFAGLDSVLRPAGYDTVAYPMRNAEERHDFFADLPVRRNADAVIVSSFNIEPAEVERLKHMHVPIIGINIPSTDGFDSGVSIDDRTATRAAVEHLIALGHRGIAFVGGTPAETNMRYSAESRLQGVLDAQAAHPELTVTNLQVPRGATETSAALNAVLTAPAGTTAFCFEDDELALPVLYRLRQYGKRVPQDISIVGFDDVEMSQAVGLTTMHQDPFAMGADAGRMALEAIAGEPIEPAFIQPDAPLVLRETTAPPAAPVPAQG encoded by the coding sequence ATGGCAAAAGCAAGCATTCAAGCGGTGGCAAAGGAAGCCGGCGTCTCCGTATCCACGGTGTCCCGAACCTTCGCCAAGCCCGACCTGGTACTCCCTGAAACTCGTGACAAAGTAATGGCCGCCGCCGAAAAGCTCGATTATTCCATCTCCCGATCGGCCGCCGCGCTGAAGTCCGGCCAGTCGTTCCGCATCGCACTGCTGGCCAGCGAGACCATCACCACCTGGTTCAATGCGAACATCTTTGCAGGGCTCGACTCGGTGCTGCGCCCTGCTGGCTATGACACCGTGGCCTACCCCATGCGCAACGCCGAAGAGCGTCACGATTTCTTTGCGGACCTGCCCGTGCGCCGCAATGCAGATGCGGTAATCGTCAGCTCGTTCAACATCGAGCCGGCCGAGGTGGAGCGCCTCAAGCATATGCATGTGCCGATCATCGGCATTAACATCCCTTCCACGGACGGGTTCGACTCCGGCGTAAGCATTGATGATCGTACCGCCACCCGCGCGGCCGTCGAACACCTCATCGCGCTGGGGCATCGGGGCATCGCATTCGTTGGCGGCACTCCCGCCGAAACCAATATGCGATATAGCGCCGAATCGCGACTGCAGGGCGTGCTGGACGCGCAGGCCGCGCACCCGGAGCTCACCGTGACCAACCTTCAGGTGCCCCGCGGCGCAACGGAGACCAGCGCGGCTCTGAACGCGGTACTGACCGCCCCGGCCGGCACCACTGCATTCTGTTTTGAGGACGATGAGCTGGCGCTGCCGGTGCTGTATCGCCTGCGCCAGTACGGCAAACGCGTGCCGCAGGATATTTCGATTGTGGGATTTGACGACGTTGAAATGTCTCAGGCCGTGGGGCTAACCACCATGCATCAGGATCCGTTTGCCATGGGTGCCGACGCTGGGCGCATGGCGTTGGAGGCCATTGCGGGCGAGCCGATTGAACCGGCGTTCATTCAGCCCGACGCGCCGCTCGTGCTGCGTGAGACCACTGCGCCTCCTGCCGCGCCCGTGCCCGCGCAGGGGTGA